A stretch of Vallitalea longa DNA encodes these proteins:
- a CDS encoding PASTA domain-containing protein produces the protein MDNNKGKNIFSDGFSMDIDKNEEIENKKFVTDNIREKSNKEDTITANNRNAKQSNEPNDEPKDFLTSLNDNNNSSFQQEEFTYQKNSNHKRWIIQIVIIIIAVGSIYYIINKKTELIDFTNMLYDDAEAWASGKNIILTYEEEYSNDIEEDYIISQDINPGEKIKKDSTVKLTLSKGKDPYEKIAIPEFDSSWSKTSIESWIEQNGIINYKFNNMQNEEIPTNYLISYKLIGADNDTFVRSSEIEFDISYTEAVEAVTMPDFINKSIVDVDIWSKNNDIEYNYSYSISSLYAEDAIIDQSVKSGDEINVGDVFSVVISIGEEDDDAIVMENFLNKTIIDADIWAKSNHIMYTYTYEYNEIYPEDTILYQSVDPDKEIKEGSTVEFIISEGSEEEDEEEAIVMENFLNKTLLDIDIWAKSNGITYTNTYQYDSIYEKDKIMYQSIPADEELLDDYELTFIVSKGEEIRVPDFSSYTMSDAKEYNDGLIDVEVIEEYIENTKESEFISQSIEADDIVEEGTEIIIEYSLGDRIDLPSFIDQSKYELEDWIEDANDKGANIKLTVTEEADTGLEYGKILSQNILNEKIGLTTDIEVAISSGLTVPSFISMDKNEIKNYSETRDINVEVEEMYMEGTNEGDFISQSIETGTTVKKGTYVTVNYSLGDTINIPKFLDRPATDLQEWVNEQNRKGAELTITTSEMYHHDVDYGAIVSQNVYNQTNADLDTEIEIVVSQGEPYTVTDFTKFSVSEIEYVAERRGLTIVFETIEDSSYKSGEVISQEPEKGEIISKNKDFIKIQVAE, from the coding sequence ATGGATAATAATAAAGGTAAAAACATATTCTCAGATGGATTCAGCATGGATATAGATAAAAATGAAGAAATAGAAAACAAAAAATTTGTCACTGATAATATTAGAGAAAAATCAAATAAAGAAGATACTATTACTGCTAATAATAGAAATGCTAAACAATCAAATGAACCTAATGATGAACCTAAAGATTTTTTAACTAGTTTAAATGATAACAATAATTCTAGTTTCCAACAAGAAGAATTCACATATCAAAAAAATAGCAATCATAAAAGATGGATTATTCAAATAGTAATCATTATAATTGCTGTAGGTAGTATCTATTATATAATAAATAAAAAAACTGAATTGATAGATTTTACTAATATGTTGTATGATGATGCAGAGGCTTGGGCTAGTGGTAAAAATATAATTCTTACTTATGAAGAAGAATATAGTAATGATATAGAAGAAGATTACATAATTTCTCAAGACATAAATCCTGGAGAAAAAATAAAAAAAGATTCTACAGTGAAATTAACATTGTCAAAGGGTAAAGATCCTTATGAAAAAATAGCAATACCAGAATTTGATTCTTCTTGGTCAAAAACTAGTATTGAAAGTTGGATAGAACAGAATGGAATAATAAATTATAAATTCAATAATATGCAAAATGAAGAAATACCAACCAATTATTTGATATCATATAAACTTATAGGTGCTGATAATGATACATTTGTAAGAAGTTCAGAAATTGAATTTGATATAAGTTATACAGAAGCGGTTGAAGCTGTAACTATGCCGGATTTTATTAACAAAAGTATTGTTGATGTTGATATATGGTCGAAAAATAATGATATAGAATATAATTATTCATATTCCATCAGTTCTTTATATGCTGAAGACGCTATAATTGACCAAAGTGTTAAATCAGGTGATGAAATAAATGTGGGAGATGTATTTTCTGTAGTCATATCAATAGGAGAAGAAGATGATGATGCGATAGTGATGGAAAATTTCTTGAACAAAACTATAATAGATGCTGACATATGGGCGAAAAGCAATCATATCATGTATACTTATACTTATGAATATAATGAAATTTATCCTGAGGATACAATATTATATCAGAGTGTAGATCCTGATAAAGAGATAAAGGAAGGTTCTACAGTAGAATTCATCATATCGGAAGGTAGCGAGGAGGAAGATGAAGAGGAAGCTATTGTGATGGAAAACTTTTTGAATAAGACGCTACTTGATATTGATATATGGGCAAAAAGCAATGGAATCACCTATACTAATACCTACCAGTATGATTCTATATATGAAAAAGATAAAATAATGTATCAGAGTATACCAGCTGATGAAGAATTATTAGATGATTATGAACTTACTTTTATAGTATCGAAGGGCGAAGAAATAAGAGTTCCTGATTTTAGTTCTTATACTATGTCTGATGCAAAAGAATATAATGACGGACTTATAGATGTAGAGGTAATAGAAGAATACATTGAAAATACAAAAGAAAGTGAATTCATATCTCAATCAATTGAGGCAGATGATATAGTTGAAGAAGGAACTGAAATAATTATTGAGTATTCGTTAGGAGATAGAATTGACTTACCAAGTTTCATTGATCAATCAAAATATGAATTAGAAGATTGGATTGAAGATGCTAATGATAAGGGAGCTAATATTAAATTAACGGTTACAGAAGAAGCTGATACTGGATTGGAATATGGGAAAATATTATCTCAAAATATATTAAATGAAAAAATAGGTTTAACAACAGATATAGAAGTTGCAATATCATCAGGACTGACAGTACCTTCATTTATTAGTATGGATAAAAATGAAATTAAAAATTATTCTGAAACTAGGGATATCAATGTTGAAGTTGAAGAAATGTATATGGAAGGAACCAATGAAGGTGATTTTATTTCTCAATCAATAGAAACAGGAACTACAGTGAAAAAAGGTACCTATGTAACGGTTAATTATTCATTAGGAGATACTATCAACATTCCTAAATTCCTTGACAGACCTGCTACAGATTTACAAGAATGGGTCAATGAACAGAACAGAAAAGGTGCTGAGTTAACTATAACAACATCTGAAATGTACCATCATGATGTTGATTATGGAGCAATTGTAAGTCAAAATGTCTATAACCAAACTAATGCTGATCTTGATACTGAAATCGAAATAGTAGTGTCTCAAGGAGAACCTTATACGGTAACTGATTTTACTAAGTTTTCCGTAAGTGAAATAGAATATGTTGCTGAGAGAAGAGGATTGACGATTGTATTTGAAACTATTGAAGATTCATCATATAAAAGTGGAGAAGTAATTAGTCAAGAGCCAGAAAAAGGAGAGATTATAAGCAAAAATAAAGACTTTATCAAAATACAAGTTGCTGAGTAG
- a CDS encoding aminotransferase class V-fold PLP-dependent enzyme: MHYCSYQPNYKHLVVGTDVSIPIINGKYTKEINFDNAATTPPLTSVMNAINDFAPWYSSIHRGTGYKSHLSSEIYDATRKTVSHFVNMDNDYSTIIFVKNTTDAINKVSTKLSQTISNGVILSSFMEHHSNDLPWRKNFQIDYINVNDKGNLSIKDCEQKLKKYNGRIRLVTISGASNVTGYKTDIHDFAKLAHKYGAKILIDGAQLIPHSPIDMKPDYSSEHIDYLAFSGHKIYAPFGTGVLIGPKNVFKHGNPTQSGGGTVKIVTPNYVMWDDIPYKEEAGTPNIMGIVALNAALKTLNEIGMDNIEKMEINLTEYTLSRLNRIKDVVIYGNGKDCSNRIGIITFNIKGLHHSIVANILSKETGISVRSGCFCAQPYIQKLLHLKKTDIDIHKNNPNSPHPGMVRVSFGLYNDYSEVDTFIDILNKIVNNKSYYIRKYSSKDFEIASSTRY, translated from the coding sequence ATGCATTACTGCTCTTATCAACCAAATTATAAACATCTTGTAGTAGGTACTGATGTATCGATTCCTATAATTAATGGCAAATACACTAAAGAAATTAATTTTGATAATGCTGCTACTACACCACCACTTACATCTGTTATGAATGCAATTAACGATTTTGCTCCTTGGTATTCCTCCATACATCGTGGAACAGGTTATAAATCCCACTTATCATCTGAAATATATGATGCCACTAGGAAAACCGTTAGTCATTTTGTTAATATGGATAACGACTATTCCACAATAATCTTCGTTAAAAACACCACTGATGCTATAAATAAAGTATCTACTAAATTGTCACAAACAATTAGTAATGGAGTAATTTTATCTTCATTCATGGAACATCATTCTAATGACCTTCCATGGAGAAAAAATTTTCAGATTGACTATATTAATGTAAATGATAAAGGCAACTTATCAATAAAAGATTGTGAACAGAAACTCAAAAAATATAATGGTCGAATACGCTTAGTAACTATTTCTGGTGCTTCCAATGTAACAGGATATAAGACTGACATTCATGACTTCGCAAAATTGGCTCACAAATATGGAGCAAAAATACTTATTGACGGTGCCCAACTTATTCCTCATTCACCCATTGATATGAAACCTGATTACTCCAGTGAACATATAGATTATCTTGCTTTTTCGGGTCATAAAATATACGCGCCTTTTGGTACAGGAGTCCTAATTGGACCAAAAAATGTTTTCAAGCATGGAAATCCTACACAATCAGGAGGAGGAACAGTAAAAATCGTGACTCCCAATTATGTAATGTGGGATGATATTCCTTACAAAGAGGAAGCAGGAACCCCTAACATAATGGGGATAGTTGCTCTTAATGCTGCTCTAAAAACCTTAAATGAAATAGGTATGGATAATATAGAAAAAATGGAAATAAACTTAACAGAATATACGTTAAGCAGATTAAATAGGATTAAGGATGTAGTCATATACGGTAATGGAAAAGACTGTTCTAATAGAATTGGAATCATAACTTTCAATATAAAAGGGCTACATCATTCCATAGTAGCTAATATTTTATCAAAAGAAACGGGAATCAGTGTTAGAAGTGGATGCTTCTGCGCTCAACCTTATATACAGAAATTACTGCACCTTAAAAAAACTGATATTGACATTCATAAAAATAATCCTAATTCACCACATCCAGGTATGGTTAGGGTAAGTTTTGGTTTATATAATGATTATTCAGAGGTAGATACATTTATAGATATACTAAATAAAATAGTGAACAACAAATCCTACTATATTAGAAAATACTCATCAAAGGATTTCGAGATAGCCAGTTCAACAAGATATTAA
- a CDS encoding DUF421 domain-containing protein, with amino-acid sequence MNESLVVIVRGIIGFFSLLIFTRFLGKQQVSQLTLFEYILGITIGSMAATLTTDLSSAAWPHWIGLLVWTILVFLVQVLTLKYPRLSEYINGRPQVLIVNGKILEKNLKKLRYSLYDLLEQLRINNIFDISQVEFAVLETNGNLTVLKKSQFQSLTPKDMNISTNYVGLSTELIYNGVVMGHNLKKVSLDEKWLDSQLKTRGIKSPLEVYLAMLNTTGELYIDLYKDHLDNSMV; translated from the coding sequence TTGAATGAAAGTCTTGTAGTTATAGTTAGGGGTATCATAGGATTTTTTTCTTTATTAATATTTACTAGGTTTCTTGGTAAACAACAAGTCAGTCAACTAACTTTATTTGAATATATATTGGGAATTACCATAGGTTCAATGGCAGCTACATTAACTACTGATCTTAGTTCCGCTGCATGGCCTCATTGGATAGGTTTACTAGTATGGACTATCCTTGTATTTTTAGTTCAAGTCCTAACGCTTAAGTATCCTAGATTGTCAGAATATATCAATGGAAGACCGCAAGTTTTAATAGTGAATGGTAAGATACTTGAAAAAAACCTAAAAAAACTTAGATATAGTCTATATGATTTATTAGAGCAATTACGGATAAATAATATTTTTGATATCAGTCAAGTTGAATTTGCAGTCCTTGAAACTAATGGGAATCTGACAGTGCTTAAGAAGTCTCAATTTCAATCTTTGACGCCAAAAGATATGAATATCTCAACTAATTATGTAGGACTTAGTACTGAACTTATATATAACGGAGTTGTTATGGGACATAATCTGAAAAAAGTCAGTCTGGATGAAAAATGGTTGGATAGTCAACTGAAAACTAGAGGAATCAAAAGCCCTCTTGAAGTATATTTGGCAATGTTAAATACTACAGGGGAATTGTATATTGATTTATACAAAGATCATTTAGATAATAGTATGGTATAA
- a CDS encoding DUF4363 family protein, giving the protein MKKAILIIFTGIILGLFILIMNSGEYLKRPFGNNDDVDLMLQNLEKDIITDNWDKGINDIEELKGAWNKVLKRIQFSVERDNLMGIDLSIARLNGSIRGKNKVESLIGFEELKNYWDNLGK; this is encoded by the coding sequence ATGAAAAAGGCAATACTAATTATATTTACTGGTATAATTCTTGGGTTATTTATTTTGATAATGAATTCAGGCGAGTATCTTAAAAGACCTTTTGGTAATAATGATGACGTAGACTTGATGTTGCAGAATCTAGAGAAAGATATTATTACTGATAATTGGGATAAAGGTATTAATGATATTGAGGAGCTAAAAGGAGCATGGAATAAAGTGCTAAAAAGGATTCAATTTAGCGTGGAGAGAGATAATTTGATGGGTATTGATTTAAGTATTGCAAGACTTAACGGTTCAATACGAGGGAAAAATAAAGTTGAGTCTCTAATTGGATTTGAAGAACTCAAAAATTATTGGGATAATTTAGGAAAGTAG
- a CDS encoding class I SAM-dependent methyltransferase has product MKFYESISQSYDKIFPLKESMVKYVLNNIADCDKYKLLDIGCATGHLDGAIAEKGIEVVGIDLNSQMIEYAIDNYRYKNLKFYVMDMLKINKIFETDSYDMVTCFGNTLVHLTNEKEIYQALKSIRDVMKDEGKLLIQILNYRYILDNSIKELPIIENQFIKFERFYSEQIRDERLIFETRLTIKKTGEVISNEIYLYPLLKEQLIGYLQDLGFGDIKVYKNFDKESYSYNHLPLIVEGVLKENSI; this is encoded by the coding sequence ATGAAGTTTTATGAAAGTATTTCTCAGTCTTATGATAAAATATTTCCGCTGAAAGAGAGTATGGTTAAATATGTACTCAACAATATTGCTGACTGTGATAAATATAAATTACTTGATATAGGTTGTGCGACTGGTCATTTAGATGGGGCAATTGCAGAAAAAGGTATAGAAGTAGTTGGAATAGACCTTAACTCACAGATGATTGAATATGCAATAGATAATTATAGATATAAAAATCTGAAATTCTATGTCATGGATATGTTGAAGATAAATAAAATATTTGAAACCGATAGCTATGATATGGTAACTTGTTTTGGAAACACTTTAGTTCATTTAACAAATGAAAAAGAAATTTATCAAGCACTAAAAAGTATTAGGGACGTCATGAAAGATGAAGGGAAATTGTTGATACAAATATTGAATTACAGATATATATTAGATAATTCTATAAAAGAACTTCCCATTATAGAAAATCAATTCATCAAATTTGAGAGATTCTATTCAGAGCAGATAAGAGACGAAAGGTTGATATTTGAAACCAGACTGACCATTAAGAAGACAGGTGAAGTCATATCAAATGAAATTTATCTTTATCCATTACTTAAGGAACAATTGATAGGTTATCTACAAGATCTAGGGTTTGGAGATATTAAAGTATATAAGAATTTTGATAAAGAATCATATTCTTATAATCATTTACCTTTAATTGTTGAAGGAGTATTAAAGGAAAACTCTATTTAG
- a CDS encoding spore germination protein, with the protein MELVKNLSENIEEINRLLPIKKSFDIIGRNLTFGNTEGYLIFIDGFAKDDIMLWLLDNLQNLPKKETSIYNLKEWISSHIGYIEVETFTDYNVLQNSVLAGAVGLILEGQSEGIIIDARTYPARGPQEPDLEKVTRGSRDGLVETIIFNTALIRRRVRDARLIFEMKTVGKRSKTDVSVGYIADLVDKNLLDDINKKIDKIQVESLIMAEKSLDELLIKKKWYNPLPQIRFTERPDVVAAHLLEGHIAIIVDTSPSVILLPTTFFHFTQHSEDYYQNPVVGTYIRWIRFFAIFIATILSPLWLLLALNPSYLPETLKFIGPEEVGNIPIFIQFVLLEIGLDMLRIASIHTPNTLSTSLGIIGGLILSQFAVDVGWFIPETILYMAVVGICTFASPSIEFAFAIRLFRLFLLLSTGLFNIYGFAAGLIIILTIIGTTKTFSGMRYTWPLIPFNGKALSNILFRKPIIEIKRNNEKKKHKATNK; encoded by the coding sequence ATGGAATTAGTAAAAAACCTTTCTGAAAATATAGAGGAAATCAATAGACTTCTACCTATCAAAAAAAGTTTTGATATTATTGGGAGGAACTTAACGTTTGGCAATACAGAAGGTTATCTTATTTTTATTGACGGTTTTGCAAAAGATGATATTATGCTTTGGCTTCTTGATAATCTTCAGAACCTCCCCAAAAAAGAAACTTCAATATATAACTTGAAAGAATGGATTTCCAGCCATATCGGCTACATTGAAGTAGAGACATTTACTGATTATAACGTACTGCAGAATTCAGTTTTAGCAGGAGCTGTAGGACTTATATTAGAAGGCCAATCAGAAGGTATAATAATTGATGCCAGAACCTATCCTGCTAGAGGACCTCAAGAACCAGATCTAGAAAAAGTCACTAGAGGTTCGAGGGATGGTCTCGTCGAAACAATAATATTCAATACTGCTTTAATAAGAAGAAGAGTCAGAGATGCCAGATTGATATTTGAAATGAAGACAGTTGGTAAACGGTCCAAAACAGATGTATCTGTTGGTTATATCGCTGATCTAGTTGATAAAAATCTGCTTGATGACATTAATAAAAAAATAGATAAAATTCAAGTGGAATCGCTTATTATGGCAGAAAAATCACTGGATGAACTTTTGATTAAGAAAAAATGGTATAATCCCCTTCCTCAGATCCGTTTTACAGAAAGACCTGACGTGGTTGCAGCTCATCTACTTGAAGGACATATTGCAATAATTGTTGATACATCACCCAGCGTCATTCTACTTCCAACCACATTTTTTCATTTTACACAGCATTCTGAAGATTATTATCAGAATCCTGTAGTTGGAACTTATATAAGATGGATAAGATTTTTTGCTATATTTATTGCGACAATATTATCACCACTTTGGCTTTTATTAGCACTGAATCCCTCTTATTTACCAGAAACATTAAAATTCATAGGTCCGGAAGAAGTAGGCAACATTCCAATATTCATTCAATTTGTACTATTAGAAATTGGTCTTGACATGTTACGAATTGCATCAATCCATACTCCTAATACTCTATCCACTTCACTTGGTATAATAGGTGGTTTGATACTGAGTCAATTTGCTGTTGATGTGGGATGGTTTATACCTGAGACCATTTTGTATATGGCAGTTGTAGGTATATGTACATTCGCTTCTCCTAGTATTGAATTCGCATTTGCCATCAGACTGTTCAGGCTATTTCTATTGTTATCAACTGGATTATTCAATATTTATGGATTTGCTGCTGGATTGATAATAATCCTAACAATCATAGGAACGACGAAAACATTTAGCGGTATGCGTTACACATGGCCTCTGATACCATTTAATGGAAAAGCTCTATCTAATATATTATTCAGGAAACCCATAATTGAAATAAAAAGGAATAATGAAAAAAAGAAACATAAGGCTACTAACAAATAA